ATGACAGAACGAGAGGCAAAGATAAtagagacagggaggagaagagagagacaggaacaaacacagctgtccAAAGACTTAAATGCCAGTCCCAAAGGTGTTGACTGTATCTTAAAGGTCTCTGCTTCCTGCGTTTTAAAAGCCCGCTAATGGACCAAGAAGGAATTATTGTTACCATGGAGACTTTATGAGAAAGTCAAGAGTTCAGTCAAAGACGATGGTGTCAGCAAACTGTGATAAACAGAGCCACAGCATTTTTACAGCTGCTGTAAGTAAGCTTTGCAGGCCTGCTGCCAAAACACAACCACGAATAAGATACTGAGTCTGTCAAGTCGGGCTGCAAATTAAGGCTGAACAATTAATGGAAATATCATTGAAACTGCAGTGCAGCCAAGTGCAATACCAACATTGCAGGATTGCTGCAGTTTTTTGATAAAGATAAAACGTTTTACAACATGCCATTATAAATGAAGCATCGCGGTGGTACAGAGCTCCCCCGGCCACCAATCATAGATGTAAGGGAACGGCCTGTTAGGGAGAGACCCCaccaaaaatcacatcatcGTCAAATGGTGACTCATATCGCAAACaatctgtcaaaataatcacaacatgattttttttggtttgtttttttgcatattgttcAGCCCTCCTgcaaatatatattattttcagtattaatTAATCTGCTGAATACGTTCTCCGTCCGTGtttagtctatgaaatgtcggaaaatagttaaaaatgcccatcacaagtTCAAcaagtgcttgttttgttggagcaacaaagcaaaaccttatatttatttttccatgtaCTGTTATGTGTGATGGGCAGCGTGCGGGAGCTTTCTTCTACAGACAAAGTTTTTGAACAAACGCTCTCTGGAGTGCAGGAACTCTGCAGTAAGTGTCACTTCCAAATGAACAATACAAAAATGCAAACACCAGATATCATCACAGTCGATCCTCTGTTAATTCAAGCCATGCCGTACTGTATCTGGTGTCGTGCTGAACAACcactgcttctgcttctgcatTTGCTTTCCCAGGGTTCGGCTACCACTACTGTGACCATCACTATTTGAGATACATAATGCTCTTATGTTAATATAAACCTATGAGGATTAAAGATATCGTACCTCTGATTACTCCCTGACCCCAGCATCATCTGTAGTGCTTAAGGAGTTTTGTAGCATACTGCAGTATCACactataaaaaaacaaagtatcGTGATGAACGCCTCTGAAGAAATCCTCCCTGGATGTACGAAGGTGGCATCCAGCCCTCCTGAACTCACTGgaggcagcagcttcagctcttACGTAATCCCTGGTTACACAACACTGAGCTACTGCGAGCTTGTGACCTGAACAACCAGTGGCAATCCCCATCTCATCACTGCACCACCCTGATCATGCATTTGTGCTTCGGAGGACATCTGACAAGCCTGAAACAATATATCAGACAGACCTGCAGCGTTTGCACAGAAGGAGTGTCGGCTGAAAGGCTGAGTCAGCTGGAAAACCTCACGTCTTTGTTGCTTTCCCTGACTCGTTTTATCATTTTACTGTATGCAGTGATAAAACTGTGATGATCAGACAAAGTACAGCTCTCAGTGATGTCCTGAATGGATAAAATTAGCACAGGAAAGAGAGCTCATAAATACAGTCAGAACGGACATAAAGTGGGCCAAGCCAAACTACATTTCACCAACTTAATTACTCACTAACTTAACCATAATTCACAGCAGAGAGGCTTTCGCTGGCATTCCTCTaatgctggatttttttttagcaaactggctaaatgagaaaacaaacaactgCAAACTACAGTATGTAAATGTGATTGAGGACATTCCTCTTTGCATTAAATTCATTGACGTGTGCTCTTCCCTGAAAATGGTCTCTTGTTTGCCTCACAAAGACTTGTATCTTTTGATGAAAGACATTATTTGCAAACTTTCTCTTTCTTAACAACCTGAAATCATaacagtttagaaaaaaaaaatgctaaagcTGTAAAGACATCAGAgaaggacaaaaataaaagacgTGAAGCTCAGTATGATGTCAATGCCATTGTCCCGGTCAAGCTCCATGCTAATGGCTAATGGTCCCTGAAGAGGTGGAGATCAATAGGTTGATGTTTGGTGTCCCTCTGTGCGAAAGCTCACATTTCACTGGTTATTTCCGTGGGATCAAATAAAAACACGGCTGGTGTCTGAGGTCCTAATGACACACATATAAGACTGACAAGCAAAATGTGACAGGTATCTCCTTAAGTGAGCAAATGTGATATGACTGCAAGACCGTCTCAAGAGATAACATCATCAATAGGGTAATGACCAAGCTTATTAGCCTCAATCTGTACTTTCACAGCTGCTAAAGTTCCCATTTGACCTTTTGCCTACTCCAAATCTTGACGTTAGCTCGACTGTAGTGCTGTTCAGTGAGTTACTGTGTGACCACTTGTGCTGCAGGAAATGTGTACTCTGGTTAATGACAACAAAGGATGTGGCCTAGCCTCTCTTCAGGTGTCTTAACAGGGAGAGGACAGCGATAAACCTCATGTCATGACAGAAGATCGGACATTTCCTGTACAGGTTTATCAGAAAAGATGTATTAAAAACCGAGCAACAGACGTGCATGGGGATGGAAAATGTGCTCTATTAAATATATGAGGAAGTGAGAGAaaggcaaagaagaaaaaataaaatgctaaactCAGAATAGGTACATGGCTAGCGTATGTTTGAGCTCGCAGCTGCACCGCATAGTCTTCACACAATGGCATGCAAGTGAAATTTAAGCTATCAATGTTTATGGCTTCACTAAAAACCACCTATTCTTCCACGTACCTTTCTCCCTAATTACAGTCATTTCACTACACTATTAACAGTTGTCAAGCGCTGGATGGTTATACAAGATGTTCAGGGGAATAGACAGCATAAGTTGACTTAAGAGTGTGAATGTCAACTACCTTTGCAGAGGGTATTTGCATTTACCGCTCCCTGTAAGCATGAAGGCAATTTGAGTAACAAACTGTCATTCACTTGTCATGAATGGGGGCGCGGCTCTATTTAATGTACTGCATGCACATGAACTGTTCTGATATATCTCAGTCACAACCACATGACTTAATAAATGTTTATGGCTTTTTTTTAGATACTGGCACAATCTAGAGTAACAGGCCTAGCGGCATGTTTTTAACAGGATAAACTGGTCTGAatctgtatttttgtcttttacatttCTTATAAATAGAAAGAAACTAGTCATACAGGATCCTCACTTATATAACGATTAAGGGGAAAGGAAtgcatatatgaaaaaaaaaaaaggctcaccCAGGCTCAAAATAAATGGAGAAACTAAACAGCCTCAATCCACTAAAAACAAGATGAGATCAAAGTAATTTTGGATTCAATATGCCGCACACAGCTCTTCTTTCATCTGCTGCGTGCCCTGGATTCCCCATCGGCTTTGTTTCCAGTCGCCAGTGTGGTGAAGCTCTGTTTCACTGCACTCCATCTTTTCTCAACATTGTGCCTGCAGCAAGGTCTTCGATGTGTGGTATCAAATCGAGGGTTTCTTATCTGCGGAATTAGGCTGCGGCTTATCACGCCAGACTGTGGCCATATTACCTTATTTGGGTTGCGTGCGGCCTACGTGGCAAACTTGATTTGAGCTGACTGGGAAGTTTGTGTCCCACTGCAGCCTAAACACAGTCTGTCCTGTTTCCCCAGTGTTGTCTACTGTGGAGTGACTGGGCCCAGTGTTTGTAGGGGAGCCAAATGATAACCCAAGAtgggggggtgggaggtgggggggttAATACAAGTCAGCAGCAAAACGTTTAACTGAAGCTGTGCCTCTAAGATTTCATTTTGGCTAATTATggtttgactttttttattttctatatactGGACACCACTGGGAACTCTGACTGACCCTGGTCCTCAGAGTCATGTGATTTTAGTAAGTTAGGACACCGGGATTTAACATATTGCACGGAATGAGAAGGGTTAGTACGGTAAAGATGTCCAACATGGCACTGCTTCAAGGTGAATATCCAGCTGTCAGTGATTGTAAAGATTTATGTTTCATGTGATTTAAAGAGGGATCAACTGAATGAAAGCACAAAGGCAAACATCTAAATGTCCAGAAAGCAGGAGGTCAGGTATAATCTACATGGCGGAGGAGCAGTTTGGTTTGCGCTGCATATGCCCTCTCGATTATCATCTTCTCATTCCCATCAGAAGGACACAAATGTGCCACATTCCCACATATGGTAAACACCAGCGAGAGCTCCCCTCCAAACACAAAGTGATACAATGCTGTGGCTCTTGCGTAACAGTGCTGCCTCTCATGAGAGTGACATTTTGCCACACAATGAGAACAATCACTGGGTTATGGGTCATGTAGGAGTACGGTCCAAATTAGTCTAACATTGACTTTCTGCGCAAAGACAACAAACCATGTGGACAATCATTTACAAAGGATTCGGCTGCAAATCTTTCTGTGCGTCAGAGTTGTGATCGACAAACCAGGTAGGACAATCTCCATCTCCAGAGCATTAATATGTACTGAAATATTTCATCTGTAATGGAAAATCAAACACAGCCAAACAGGTGCCGCCCTTTTCAGTAGGTGGGACAAATAGGAGGCGGAAGCATGTAAACCAATATCCAAATGCAAACAACAGCTTATTTGTTTTGCAAAGTGACTTGAGCTCTCGTTGTAACCTGGCCACTGTTTGCTGTTGACAAATCTAACAATTAAAACTGCCTAAAAACTGTACAGCCAACACACTGTACCTGAGCCAAACGGATGGTAGAAAGTAAAGTTTGGAAACTGGGTTTATGATCCCACAGCTGCCATACAGTTTCACTTTGTATGTGCGTATGTGGTGAATTTTAAATTAACTGGGACACTGGGATTATGAAAGACTTCAGTATATTCGCCTCCTAGTGTTGTTCTGGGATTTGAATGGTGTGTATCTTTCACATTTTACCTTTGTTGATCAGATTAGTTTTGGGTTTACGCTCACTGTATATCTTTATTACatgcatgtatatatgcatgCAACTTTGTATCTTTATTTTCAATTTATAACTGCCCTGTCATAGTTTTTCATGCTCTAGAAGAAACGTCGCTCAACATGAAAGGTTGGCAACAATCTGTGTCCTGATGTCATgaatcaaaaatcaaacaaatagTACTATTTTGGTGAAAAAATGTGTATAACTGTTAGAGCAGCAACTAACGATTCTTtgtattattgattaatctgcggatcattttcattgttttaactgtttgcctataaaacatcaaaacccaaagacttCTCATTAAATATCataaaggacaaagaaaagcagcaaattgtggaaccagcaaatgttcaACATTACCTTTCTGGACATGGATGATGTCTGGGTAGTTTGCCAGGTGTCCTTGGTAAAGACCTAACAAATCCATGATTGGGTCCAGGTCCTTGCTGGGCTGCTCAGCAAAATACTCTCCGATGGCTTCATAGGTCTCCCCAGTGAAGGAGATGGCCTGGTTGAGTCCAGTAGAGTACGGCTGCTGGTCCATTTCAAAGGCTTGGCTGAGAACCTTGAACGACAGCCCCACTTTCTGATACTCCTTCTTAAAGCCACTGATCTGCTTGCGGGCAAACTCATTGACAGTGGCGTTGAGCTGCAAGGTGCTGTCGTCCATCCTTTTAGCGAAAGTCTTGAATCCGTCTATTTTGCTCTCCACCTCCTGGAAGTCGAGCGGAGCAGCGGGGGTGCTGATGGTGAGGAAAAAGTTGGCTCCGACCATCTCATCCTTCTCCGCCTTCCTCTTACCCTGCTTCCAGGCCTTCTCGTCTGTGCTGTTGCAGGTGAGGAAGTGCTGGAAAACATCACACCTGGCCAGGACAGGGTGGCTGGTCATGTGGTTCATCCACCAGATGAggccttttctcctctttgagaTGAAGTCCTCTTCGAAGCGCCCCGTGGCCTGCTTCTCCGGGATGTGTGGCACTGAGATAACAGGGAATTTCTCCACCAGCCGAGCGTACAGCCAGTCAAAGTGCTTATACCTCCTGTTCacctggttttgtgtgtgggtgggagTCAGTTTATAGGAGATGTAGCTTTTCATGCCCTTGAACTTGGTCTGTTTGGTGGGGTCGTCAATTGTGCAAGCGAATGGGTAAGGGTTCTCCTGCCACTCCGGACCATACTGACCCATTACCACGCAGATCTTATCCCCATCCTTCACAAAGCCCGATGCCTCCCCGAGCACAAACGCCTCTCCTCCCGACTTCACAAATGTTGAAAACCTGTTCAGGTTTCTACTGACAGTGGCAGAGCTCTTTGCATGCTGTGCATTACCTCTTGACATAGAGGATGTTGACACTCTGTAAGTGGAAGGCCCATTGCCTTCAAAATCATACCGTCCTCCTCCTACAGTCCCTGGCTCATCTGCAACAGTAGAGCTGTCATCCCAGTCATCATCCCAGTCATCATCGCTGCCTTGGCTGGGCTGCTGGTAagcgtgctgctgctgcggatgctgctgttgctgtgcgAACGTGGTGAAACCAGGCGAAGACGCTTTAGAAAAGTTCTCAACTTTATTCTGAGGCTTATAAGAGCCGTCAAATCCTCCGGATGGGATGTTTGCGTATCGGGAGTCCGGGTAAGTGTCCccagatgtgctgcagctgttgttgttgagcgTGGAGGCGGCGTCGTTTCTCAGGATTTCCACGTAGGAAGCGGGGAACAGTCCCCTCTCCCCTTTGCTGTTCACCCCCTCGAACCAGCCGTCAATGTCCTGCTCGCTGTACAAAGTTAGGATTTCATTCTCCTTCACCGACACCTCCCCGGGGTTTTCAGAGTTGAAGTCGTACAGCGCCCTGGCTCTGAGCGCCATGATTCCCCACAGCTGGAAGCAGACCAGGACAGCGGGCTAACTTATGGCTGGCTGACCGGGGCAGGAGGGACGCGCAGCGGGCAGCCAGGCTAGCTCAGTCAGCCCACCCGAAATTACTCTTGAAAGTCCGCGTTCAAACTTCTCGTTGTGTGAGAAAATTCTGTTTATATTCCTTCCTGGAGCGACCCCTCCTCTCGGGCAAACCTGAGAGGAAAATGCGGTGTTTTCAACCCGCAGGTTGCGGTGTGGGAAACTGTAGCGACGGTATTTTCCGCAACAACACCAAGCTGTACTCCTTCACAGTCCCTCCGATCCGAGTCGGACGCTTCTGCCTTCACGCGCTGCACAGCAACCGCACGTCGACCAGGCTGAATAATCGAGGGCGGAGCTACAGGATGCTGCAATCCTCCCAGACAACACAAATCAATCGCCTGCGAACGCTACGACAAAGCTTCCCCAGACCTGTTGAGTGCATCATAGCCCAGAAACTTATCACAGACCAGCCGCAGCAGCCTGTCAGTAAGCTTGTGGAAAAAGTAGTGCCTCATTACACGATGCCAGTGGTGTCAGGATTTTAAAAATACTGAGGTAATTACAAAACGAGCTCTATTGGCCAAGTTATGTGcgcacatacaaggaatctgaCTTTAAagttttctaaaaaaaaaaaaaaagtacaaacatAAAATTCCAAGAACAATTGACAGGAAAATATAAGTAAACATAAAgctaaaaacaagaacaaagcTAATCAAAGCTAGGTAAATAGATAAACATAGAGCTAATGTGTATATAGAAGTAGGTAGAAAATAGGTGTATAGATAAATATATCTACAAAGCAACAATGACCAACAGCATACAATGCTTGTATACAAGTCAAGTGTTTCTGTAAATtgtgaataaatacaaattGTGCAAAGGAATGAATATTGAATGGGTAAGATGTTCGATTTTACATGTGGCTTTTAAGGATGAGAAGCGTTTTGTCAGAGTTGGAACTTAAAAAATTGACAACATTAAAAAGTTACAATTTCTGTAATGGACTTTACATTTTGCTACTTACTGAATATTTCTAGTATTTCAAGCGATATTTTAGGGGCCAtaatattgtagtttttactcTTTAGTATATAACACGTGATTGTGTCAGTCAAATATGGCATTTTTGACTATTTTCTTTCCACTACATCAAAACAGTTTTTGAtgtcctgttctgtttcttTATGTTGTCCATCACTCCAtctgacatgctgctgctgaggcctAAAATTCAAAATATATCTTGATATAGTCAATGATCATCACCCTAGAAGACTATTTTCACACCTGATTTTCAGCAAAACTGCAAATTGCACGTCATGACATgatctctgtgtctcagtggtAGCTATGGCCCTGAACATTGTAGAATTACACTCATTAAAACTAATGTGGTAACACATGGCCATAACTATTTCTAGAAATGCAGAGGTCATGAGTCGAAGTGCTCTGAATGGATTTTTCATACCCTACTTAATTCAATTTCCTGTAAATTGTAAAATTCTTTCACAGTCAGGTCTGTAGGCTATTTCAAAGCACTCTCCACACTCCAGGGAACAATTCTGGTGGCAAAAGTAATGAACACTTTATTTGATATATTTCGAATGAATCATGCCATGAATTCCCACAATGTCTATGATTTAACTTGTagaatgtaaaaatgtcattatCCTGCTAAAGCCCCCAAATTCCCAGAATAAATACAGAGTACATgacttcagtgtcttcagttgTAGCTACAGCCTTGTTGGGAACCAGTGATCCGTGCCCGCTTTCATGGTTCAAAAGTGTACTGAAGTAAGAAAATCAGTCAGCCTTGATGTTGTTATTTAACAGGATATTGTATCATAGACTCACTTCTTTTTGAAAGCATTTCCTTCTAAAGTGCACTATTCATAGTCATGAATAAGGATGCAAATGATGTCGATGGTAGATTGGATGTCAGGGTAACCTGGGATCTGGCCAGCCTTTGTCATCACCTGAAAGGAATGTCatctaaaaacactgacattcagcACTGACTGGTTCACAGCATGATGGCCGAGACTGAGCAGCAAAAGCACttactgtatgtctgttttTCACTCCAATGTTATGTAATCTGATCTAAAAATACACAAGTACATCTATTGATCATTTAAGCAGGCAGTTATGCTACCCTGGACATAAAtagcaaaatgtttttattctgttttgttgtctcaGTCTCCACCAATTCCCAAGGACACACATTCAATACTCCTTGCTTGTGTACAGTGGATGTGAGTTGTCATACCCAGCAAATGATTATGTTTTATAAGAATTTAGTTCAGGTCTTTACTGTCCCATGACAGGAAATTCTTTCTTTCAGCAAGGcagcatgaaaacataaaagacGAACACAATAAGACCAGAATAAGACAGGAAAAGTCTCCTGTCCATCTTAATATTTAAAACCCTTTTCCAGTGGGAGAGTTTGTTTTGGGGTGTATGGTGTATTAATTAAATGCAGCGAAGTTGCCGATGTAACATTtcttcatcaaatatttaaCTGTTAGCTGTAATTGAGAGGAAATATATGATACTTTTTACTACTATGTCACTGTAAATCTCCCTAAATGTTGCACTTAAGGTTGTACTTGTTCTGCTACCAGTAAGTTAAAATTAGACAGGGGTCTGTCCCAGCATCAGCTGATCTGTGCTGCCACTCAGATGAACAGCTTCAAAGAACATAAGCTGGTGATTGCAGAGTGAAGGTGACTGACACTGGCCAGGATAGTTTTCAAGGTGATACAAGTACATATTCATACAGATTAAGTTTTGTTTTATCACATAAATCAAGGAGTTtagacatttattttaatggtCTAATGGTGCAGTAAGGACACTTCAACAGTTTCAGGGCTGGCAGTCTATAAAACCTGCAATGAAACTTGCCTTATGGACCTGCTAACTAACTCATAACCATTGCTTTTAATGAAGCATTTTAGTGTCCCATGAACTATATGCAGCTTCTTTTCCCTGTAAAGAATATAATTCttacagaaacactgaatcttTACAATCTGTTGTAATTTTTTAGGGTGTTATTTATATAGACAGACCATCAACACAAATTGTTGTCTTCTAACTACATTCAGTTCTCTGGTTTCAGACTTTGGTGTTGAGCGATGCATGTATACAAATACTGGTTGGAATTCTAAACCCAACATATTACAAAATGCTAAACTGAATGTGGTTTTCTTTTAACACGGGCCGATAATATCCACACATCATTAACTCAGTTTGTGCTTGTATATTATGACTCAGAGCAgtcatgtttttaatttactCAGAGACAGATATGCACAATCTTAAACACCTATCATGTGTTGACACCCT
This Chaetodon auriga isolate fChaAug3 chromosome 5, fChaAug3.hap1, whole genome shotgun sequence DNA region includes the following protein-coding sequences:
- the snx18a gene encoding sorting nexin-18a is translated as MALRARALYDFNSENPGEVSVKENEILTLYSEQDIDGWFEGVNSKGERGLFPASYVEILRNDAASTLNNNSCSTSGDTYPDSRYANIPSGGFDGSYKPQNKVENFSKASSPGFTTFAQQQQHPQQQHAYQQPSQGSDDDWDDDWDDSSTVADEPGTVGGGRYDFEGNGPSTYRVSTSSMSRGNAQHAKSSATVSRNLNRFSTFVKSGGEAFVLGEASGFVKDGDKICVVMGQYGPEWQENPYPFACTIDDPTKQTKFKGMKSYISYKLTPTHTQNQVNRRYKHFDWLYARLVEKFPVISVPHIPEKQATGRFEEDFISKRRKGLIWWMNHMTSHPVLARCDVFQHFLTCNSTDEKAWKQGKRKAEKDEMVGANFFLTISTPAAPLDFQEVESKIDGFKTFAKRMDDSTLQLNATVNEFARKQISGFKKEYQKVGLSFKVLSQAFEMDQQPYSTGLNQAISFTGETYEAIGEYFAEQPSKDLDPIMDLLGLYQGHLANYPDIIHVQKGALTKVKESQKHVEEGKMDRAQAEGINERCNIISCATLAEIQHFHQIRVRDFKAQMQHYLQQQIAFFQKVTGKLEEALQKYDNA